The Infirmifilum lucidum DNA segment TACTGTGATTGAGGAGGCCTGGAATATTGTGCCGTACAGAGCTAGGTGGGAGCCACCATCTATAGGGGAGCGCCTTTTTCTTGAATTGAGGAAGTTCGGAGAGCAGGTAGTGGCGGTCTCGCAGAGAGTAGACGACATCTCGGAGCGTGTCTTGAGGAATTGCCAGTTGATCCTGCTCCATAGTCCACAAGCCCAGGATCTGTTGAAGATAGGTCTTCCAAGGGAAGAGGTCGAGAGGACGAGTCTCGTCTCAAAGAGGGGCATTGTTTATGCTTTCTGCCAGGGAGGGATTCGTAAGCTAAGAGTTAGGAGAGCGGAGCAGCTTTGACTTCTTTGAGGGCAGAACGAATAAAATATATTTAAAACAAGTATTTACTCCTGGGTGTTATAGTGCAGAGGAAAGAGCGTAGGTTACGTTTGAGGAGGCTTGATGAAGTGCCTGAGGGCAAGGCATACATGAACCCAACAACAATGGCGGAGCTAGGTATAACCTCGGCTATAGAGGTCGTCATCGCAGGGAAGAAGAAGCTCTACTTCGAGTCTCGGCCTAATGATAAGGTGCCCCAAAACGAGGTGTGGTGCAACACCGACGAGCTTAAAACTCAAGGCGTTGCAGATAACACGATAGCTACAGTTAGAGCCAGGCAGGTGGTTGGCAGTGTCTAGTGTCTCAGTAGCAGATGCGAAGCTGATCTCCATACTACGGAGGGAGCTCGTCCTAGCACAAGACATACTTAGCGACATACGCCGGGTAATTAGGAGCCTCAATGACGCCTCGCAGAAGGAAGACCAGAAGAAGCTCCTAGAGCATGCCCAAGCCGCCAAGAATCAAACAAAGGATCTCCAGACAGAATACTTAACCTATCTCTCGAAAATTTCCCGAATGCTGGAGCATAAAGAGGAGTGGGTTAGAATAGGTTCTCGAATAATGGAGGTTATAGATAGGCTGAGCGGTATCACGTACCGCTTAAGCTTTCTCATTGAGCGAAATTGGGTTGTACCAGCACATATACAGGCAGACCTATTAGACATGTGCCAGGAGTTTGAACGTATGATTAGCACTATGGACGACCTCCTCGGCAGGCTACAGTCAAATCCTCCTCAGGCACTAGAGGATATAAAGAAGATATCGGAATACGAGAATAAAATAGACAGCATCTACCGTACCACAATCTTCAACATTCTGGACTCCAATATATCAAGTAGCACGTCTCTGCTACTGCTAAGCGTCGCCGAGATGCTTGAGGACAGCTCCGACACCATATACGAGCTTACAAGCAACGTCTATATACTACTCTTCGACCTCCTTTAGTAACGAAAAGCGTAAGCCTTCAACTAATGAAGTCAAAGAGGGAGGGTTGCCTTCTACCAGTGCGGAAGTGCTCCTCCTTTATGCCAAAGTACTCGAGTATTCGAAGTGCAGCCGGGATTATTTGCCTTTCAATGTAGTACTCTGTGTCTACCTCGGCGGCATCCTTAACCATGAACCATGGCAGTACCTTTTCTGAAACCTTTCCACCGCCTTTCACGACGATGTAGCCGACTTTAGAGCCCTTGCTAACTTTCCAGCCTGAGCTAGCCATTATCCTGGCTGCTCTAACGTGAGGTGCGTCTACTTCATACTCGTCAAGGCTCTTCGAGAGGGTCTTCCAGATGATGAGCTTTGAAATCTGTATTTTTCCGGATTCGATATCTCGAATTACGCTCCGGACATACTCTACAGCCCTCCAGGGATCGCCCTCCCGCAAGACAACTTCTATAACCTTCTCCTGTATCTCCTTTGAGATTTCTGCCCAGTCACCGCGCACGGCCTCAAGCCCGACGACGTCTATCCTTCCATCCTTGAGCAGGCCACAGTAGCGTTTCTTCGCCTCCGTAAAGAAGACTTTGGAGTAAACTTTATCGATCTTTATCTCAAACCCTAGCTTCCCCTCAACGTAACTTACCAGCTTCTCAATCTTCTCCGGGTCGTATTTTACGAAAATACTGTCTGTGTCGCCGTATATCACGGTAAGACCGATGCTCTGGGCATAAGCGAGTGTTTTCTTTATGAGTTCGCGCCCCCATGCAGTAGTAGCTTCAGCAACCTCCCTCATATACCACCTTGCCATACCCCACCCACTATAGCCATACGTGGCGTTAGTCACGACTTTTATAGCCTTCTGCCTCTCGTCCAGAACTCTATACATGTCACTTGAGGGGCTAAGGCCTTTCATCTGCTCTCTTATTTGGCGCCGCGCCTCTAACAGATCGGTGAGAACCCTTGCGTAGAAGCCAGGCGGCACCTTCCTAAACCTGTGTCCTACCTCGGGAGCTGTATAGACTTCATCTGCGGGGACATAGACCCCTAGCGGTAAGTATGTATCTGGGGAGATGTTGTACCTTATCATGATGTTTGGGTACATTGAGGAAAAATCCAGCACGGCAATATCCTCATGGATGCCCGGCTTGGGCTTTAAGACTATAGCTCCTCTGTAGGTTTCCTCCGGGCGCTCCTTGGCATTGGGAACAAGCTCCCCATATAGGAAGGCCTGCCGGATGAGGTGCCACTCGACACGATTGCCGACAGATGCTGCGAATACTTGGTCGAGGGGGAGTCCTACTAGGCTTGATAGCTGTATGGCGAATGGGAGTACTACCTCGGCAAGCCTAAACGTACTCACAGCGTCGTCGCGGTTGTACTGCCTAAGAACCGGTCTCTTTGTCTCGTCGTCCCAGTACTCGTAAATGGCCATAGGGTCTATCAGTACTCGCTCACTTTTCTTCAAGACACCCAGATAGTCAGCAATGTTCTCGAGTGTCTTCACTTTTACTTCCGGTATTTCACTCGCGTAGTCATAGAGGTCTATGTTCGCCCTGCCGACCACGCTGTAGTGGCCATAGACACTCTGGGCAGGCTCCCCGGAACTTCGGGCGACGTCAAACCTTATCCTTGCCTTGTGAGCCCTTGCAATGATGTAAGGCCAGTCGAAGTGGTTACTGTTGTACCCTACGACTACATCCGGGTCTTCCGACAGTAAGTCCTCCATGAACTCACGAAGTGGTCTTTCATCGGTTTTCCCGTCTGCCTCGAAGGTCTCAACTCCGCTACGTGTTGCCCGGCTTACGAGGATTATGGGGTCGCGTTCAGGGTCAGGTTCTCCGTACCTGTTGTAGCACTCTATATCAAAGGCATAGATTTTCAGGTCAGGTACTTTTTGCTCTTCGATGTACCTGGGGGGTTCAAGTGCCATGTACACCCTATCAACTCTCCAGCTACGAGGCTTCTCAACCTCCTTAACTTTTGCTATGTGCCATGAGCTAGGCCTCACGCCGTTATCGACCATGTAGCGCATATAGAACCTGATGTCAGCTTCAAGTACTTCTCTAGCATCCTTTACCCTGGCAGCAATCTCCCGTGCCTTAGGGACATCACGGGGGTCTGCAAGTACAACTTTTACAGCTTCCACAGACTTCCCATAATATTTTCTCTCAACTTTTTCCAGTGAGAGGAATTTGACTCCAGCAAGGCTCGAGCGAATAATTCTGACAAACTCATCGGTAACTCTCTCCTGTGAAGGGAGAATATAGAAGTATGGCCTGAAGTTGCGGTCTATAACTGCTACCCTCTCGCCATTCTCACTTATTCCCCAGAGACGGATCTCAGGAACTTCTCCCACAACCTCGTAATTAACATCGAGAATCCAGAAAACCTCCTC contains these protein-coding regions:
- a CDS encoding DNA-directed DNA polymerase, yielding MAEEVFWILDVNYEVVGEVPEIRLWGISENGERVAVIDRNFRPYFYILPSQERVTDEFVRIIRSSLAGVKFLSLEKVERKYYGKSVEAVKVVLADPRDVPKAREIAARVKDAREVLEADIRFYMRYMVDNGVRPSSWHIAKVKEVEKPRSWRVDRVYMALEPPRYIEEQKVPDLKIYAFDIECYNRYGEPDPERDPIILVSRATRSGVETFEADGKTDERPLREFMEDLLSEDPDVVVGYNSNHFDWPYIIARAHKARIRFDVARSSGEPAQSVYGHYSVVGRANIDLYDYASEIPEVKVKTLENIADYLGVLKKSERVLIDPMAIYEYWDDETKRPVLRQYNRDDAVSTFRLAEVVLPFAIQLSSLVGLPLDQVFAASVGNRVEWHLIRQAFLYGELVPNAKERPEETYRGAIVLKPKPGIHEDIAVLDFSSMYPNIMIRYNISPDTYLPLGVYVPADEVYTAPEVGHRFRKVPPGFYARVLTDLLEARRQIREQMKGLSPSSDMYRVLDERQKAIKVVTNATYGYSGWGMARWYMREVAEATTAWGRELIKKTLAYAQSIGLTVIYGDTDSIFVKYDPEKIEKLVSYVEGKLGFEIKIDKVYSKVFFTEAKKRYCGLLKDGRIDVVGLEAVRGDWAEISKEIQEKVIEVVLREGDPWRAVEYVRSVIRDIESGKIQISKLIIWKTLSKSLDEYEVDAPHVRAARIMASSGWKVSKGSKVGYIVVKGGGKVSEKVLPWFMVKDAAEVDTEYYIERQIIPAALRILEYFGIKEEHFRTGRRQPSLFDFIS